The following is a genomic window from Gallus gallus isolate bGalGal1 chromosome 21, bGalGal1.mat.broiler.GRCg7b, whole genome shotgun sequence.
CATAAAGAGCTTTCCTGTTTTGTCCTATTTTCCTTTCCCAATAGTCATTCCTGGCATCTTATTTGCTTTTAGACTGCTACTATGCACTAAGTCAACATTTTCAGGCAATTATTTCCTGATACGGTCTCCAAATCATCTACATCCCAAATCAGAGTATTAGTCTGCTTAGACTCCATAGTTTTATCTATTAAATCAGGATCTCCTTTGCATCTGTGTGACTTCTGCACTCCCTGTCACCTACCGTTTTATGTCACCTACCATTTTATTGCCCAATCCTCTGGTATCATAAAGACATGCTTAACTTATTCAGCCGGCCACTTGCTACCCTGAGGGCCTTAGTATAGTATCACCTTTCATTATAAAAGCTTGTCATTGTGTTAGTTGCTTTCCTGTTACCAAATACCAAGGGGCATTGAAGTGAAGGGTCACGTACATGTATGCTCAGTATATAGATATGGGTATTGTACTGAGCTGAGGCATATGATACAGCTCCTTTCATGTGCTGATTGTGCATCATGGATTGTGTTGTGAACAACTACTGTGCAACTTCgtggtgggctttttttttccttccagccaCAGAGACTCACAACCTCACCTGCAGGTAACTGAAGTCTGTCTGTCATTGTACTAATGGAGACGCACCCTTTGAAATatgattcttaaaaaaaaaaaattcttaaattacttttaaatcttAAATTTCTTTAAGTTCTTTCTTGGACCATGCCTTTCTGTCTGTTAGATCTCCTTTGATCCATGAGACTACAGGTTGAGATACATGGATCTGTGTTCCTACCCAGAAGATGGGCACTGAGCAGAGTAGTGTATCTTAACTTCTGTACTTTGAGGCTCCATTCAAGCTTACAGAAAGCACTTTGGTCCAGTTCAGGTCCACAACTAAAAATTTCTCCTTGGAAAGTAACCAAAGTGTTGATTCAATGAACAAATCCAGAATGTGTTCTTTCTGGGAACTCTATTGTCCTTTTCATCATTATGATTACCCTCAGCTGCACACTAGACTATTAATCCTCTAAGGTCATTTGCAGTTAGTACTGGGTTTACAAAATCTGTTGTCTCTAGGAAGAACAAGTGAGGTACTGACATGTGGCTGAGGGGTAAAGATTTGGATTTGACTTTAAATATAAAACTTGCTTGTTTCTTACTAATACTCCCAAATGTGCCAGCTCCTCcatgaaaatacagtattcCTCTTCTTTTGCCAGCAGGGGGCCACTTGGGCTGATAAATCCTCAGTGGTACCTCATCTACTACGAGGTCTTTGATAAGAAGGTTTGAATCTCTCCATGGTGGTATTCCATCCACCACAAGTCGCAGTAAGCTTAAATCACTGCAGATCCCAAGCGTCTCCAAAATCTTTCCctgttgaaaagaaagaataattaacGTGAAAGGTTACAATgctcttcaattaaaaaaaaaaaaaaaaaatcctgggtttattttactgtgttgtACTTCAGGAGACAGTGCCTCATTGGAGGTACGGCGACTGCTGAGAAATCCTTGAACTGTTCTGATTGAATTGAGTTTGCTGAAGGTTGTGGAAAAGTAACACATCAAACCCCGTTCTGCATAGGTAGTGTCCCTCTTGCTCGTTATCTATTTTTGCATGTTCCTTTTTGCAGATCTAAGAAACAATCACAAGTGTATTTCAGCTGACAATATAgagcagaggaaacaaataATCTTTGATTTGGAATTGTCAGTAACAACTATGGGCGTGAGGCTGATGGAAGAGCAGATTAGTAAGCAACTAATCAAGTAGGTTCTGCTAAAATCTATGGGAGTTGTAGGCTCATGAGGTACACAAACAACAGCAGTTGCTTCTGCTCTTTAACCTGTGATGAAAAGAGAGCAACATTCCTGGACACcttcctgagcaacctgctgtagggaacctgcttggCCGgtagttggacttggtgatctccagaggtcccttccaacccttacagttctgtgatttttagaggatatttttatatctcttttattaaaatgctatgtattttgtatgaaaattacaaagaaaatttaattacTTAACTATAAAATCAACTCTTCTGAAGCCCGTATCCAAATATTGTGCTATTCGTAGAGGAAGACCTCAACACTCTAAATGGATTCAGTGGTCACTTTCAGCCCAGGGAAACTTATGTTTTAAGGCCAACCCATGTAGATCTAAGAGGTCATTAAGAACTTGCTTTGTGCtcatccttttttcctctctaaaaaTCTATGTAGAGTTTCTTTGACATTGGAAATATCATACAACGTAGGGATGGATGGAACAAAGCCCAGAATGTTTTAAACTGACAATCTCcattttttacatctttttcataataattaatttcttctctctatttgaaacatttcaattttttctaTCTACGGAAGCAGGTATATCAGAATTATGTTAAATTCATGTGAGAAAATACACACAGGTACACATACGTTCATAAGGAATGAGAGAAACCTAAACACACCATTCACAAATGCATCTCTATCATATTTTCTGAACTACCCATGTAAAAAGACAGCCCAAACCATTGCCAtccattttgtatttattctatTGCCTGTGATACACAATGTGTATATGtctatgaatatatatatatatgattgtGTATAGTAAATGCAGaatgaagcaaacagaaagaggaGCAATGTAGGCTTGcttctaaataaatattatatgtACATCCAGTTCAGTAGGTACaccatacatatatatactaattattattaattttcatGTGAAGCTGTTTTCCACGTGTAAAGTAGCTGCAGTCTGATAGATGCTCTGAAAAACCTTAAATAAGCTTTTAGGACTAGTCATGTTTTATGAATTAATTTAGCATTGTTTGGCTTGTATGGGGGTGCTTACAGGCTTCAGGGGGGTGAATTGctgctccctcttttctttctctccttaaGCCATTGTCTTCCAGGTCCCAAATATCCTAccaaaacaaaagggaaatgCCCAGCTTTAAGAAAGTGAACTTACCAGCACCATGGTGGTAATCAACAGCAAATGGTAAAACAGAAGCTTTAGAGGTTGGTCAATTCCAGGTGGCAGTTCTAAATGGAGAAGGTCACAGAGAAACCGCCCCCAAAACAGCGCTGGTACTACAACAGGTGAAATGAGAATCACTCCTAATCCTGCTAAACATTTATAAATGGATGCCATTTCACTTCAATGGAAGTGAACTCccaaaagaagtaaaaaacaacccaaaacctGTGCTGCTTCAAGTCTTGGTTCTTGGGTGTTTCAGAGGTGTCTTCACAGCAGACTAAGCAATCCGTTCATTAGCAGAAATAAGTTTATTAATGTTGCAATACT
Proteins encoded in this region:
- the LOC121106479 gene encoding arylacetamide deacetylase-like 4 isoform X2, whose protein sequence is MASIYKCLAGLGVILISPVVVPALFWGRFLCDLLHLELPPGIDQPLKLLFYHLLLITTMVLGKILETLGICSDLSLLRLVVDGIPPWRDSNLLIKDLVVDEVPLRIYQPKWPPAGKRRGILYFHGGAGTFGSIRAFERVCRYIAKKCDSVVVSVGYRLAPEHPYPGQYSDCLNATLYFMRNLDEYHVDPALIILGGDSCGANFATVICQILVNKRDLPKKTIIFGRYHTKLPRS